From Plasmodium malariae genome assembly, chromosome: 4:
aatgtaaattataagaaaacCCTCCTTGTTTAcctatttattaaattattatattaataaaaaaatatatatttatatcataattttgtgacaataaagaattatttacaaagcattcttaattttttaaaattatattatataatctataatttttaatatttatttagggTTATTTtgtaagaaaatatattttaattaattgtttatttctttattaaaaagaaaaatatatattacgcTTAAAcccaattttaataaaaaaaatgaattaaaaaaaaatatgtaatatatatatagtattgAAAATACTAAgaataatcataataaagataaaaatcttattattatacaataaaaatttaccCTAGAActtttaacaatttttcaaaatgaagaaaaacaataataataacacatTTGCCAGTTATTGCAAAGTCTTTATTTCCACCCTTTTAATATGGACATTACAACATAAGGTATAGtgtcaaaatttttaattttaaggaATTTCAATGtatttttgtgtatttgttattttgtatctttattttaaaaatgaaaattttattacaatgttgaaataaaaatataatatattatatttatatatttatattcgtTTTTCTAATCACTGAATATTTAACttaattatttctattttagAATAACTATGAAGAATCATTTGGAAAATATGCCATTCACAACAACTTATTGAGTGTAAGAAATAGTAGATTATTAAAAGgacaaacaaaaatatatgcgaACAATCCACAGCAAGaagctttatttttaaaagaagaatCAATGAATTCATTAAGTGATGAAGATATTGTCTTAAAAAacagaataaataatttaattaataacagCTCATTTAAAAGTGGATATGATTCATTAATGCTAGATAACTCTTCCCAGAAAcaatttaatgaaattatgaaaaaagaaaattcaaaaaaaaacgaTGATGGAATAAAAGATTTAAACCTTAACGAATTTTATGAATCAATAGAAAGTAttaatgatttaaaaaaaaataacaaaaaaaataaaaaagtatcacatgtagcaaaaaataaaaataacgaTGATGTAAATGGATCAGAAGCTCTTCAAAAAATGGTTCAACAAGCTCTTCAACAGGAAAAACCTAAAAAAGGGTTTATGAAAACGTTATATGACTTAGACAAAAAATTTGAAGTTGAAATGTTACGTgcaatgaaaaataatacatcAAATACAGGTTTTCATGAATGTAGATTTAAAACTGGGTACGAAAAATTTTTAGTTGCTTTGAACAGagctaaaatatttataccaCCAACTGTAAACATGATAATTTTGATGGGCATGATGACAGTAGTTACAAAAGTTGGACCAATTTTTGGTTTTTTCGCTTTTACACTTGCTGCAATGAtgatatactatatatacaaattttgtAAGATGAAGAAGGTGCATAGAGATTACAAATTAATGAACATAAGCAAAAACAGTAAAGCAAAAgcattaaaacaaaaacttcaccgaaaaaaaaatatataaaaatttattattattggcACAAATGATTAaagtttttgttttaatttaaatgtacttcaaattttaaataattcaagagcaaaaatatatataaatatgcatatatatatatgtgcacatacatatatactgacatatatttaataacgaattcatttttctttcttcttcgttctctattttaattaattacttaatattttatttttttttttactattaatgttcgatttatattttaactgtTAATTTGAACTCGgttatgatattttatttaggTAAAGAGAAaactcaatttttttatcgaAATTTTACTTAcacttttttcctttttaatttttttgtgttttccAGTACATATGATAGCTGTACTaatgtatgtgtatactGATTTAATACGTGCAAAAGCAATGTTTTGTGTAATTATAACTATAAAACaattcattttcatcataaattttaattattcattttgttctTACTATAGAAGAACATTTTTAAACAATAAATTTCgatttatctttatttttgataaatggtatttaataagtattattataaaattagtaaaaacaaaacattgcttttccatttcattttattttttcttaattaacatgagcatttttattaaagacatatatcattaactataattatatatacttaaaaaaatatagattaacagtcttttattattattgaatTCATTTATGAAAAGGTGCTagtttaaaagaaatagaatcccgtaaaaattatacgattttataaatataaaatattttttcactgGGAAAATTGCGTTATGTTAACTTGATGGTACCATTCGTTCtgaaatttttctttttgttcatttttaatgattaatattacataatttgcttcatacattttttatggCATAACAACACTAAATATAtcctctttattttttttactaaaaatatttactctcacaaattttgtataataaataattatcctCATTCACCTCTAACGGATTATAGTTAATATTAATGTCACTTTTTTCTAAACATTACACAAATAAACTGATGTTTACATTTCTACATTTTATTGCCgtaaaaatttgtatttttacccaataatttattatatattatttctattattaccCCTCATATGAATGTAACAGTTTACATTTCTTCTCCCTTCTGTTATGGGACTTTTATGTTTCtaagtatataatttaactGTTCTTTGCTTTtccaaattttattaaaaccatatattttttataaatggaTTTCATTTTTCACACATGTTTAATTGGTTTTACactcttaaatttttttttaaaaaaaaaaattcttattttaactcttttttccaaaatattaccaatgtaaaaaaatattattttgttatatgttTTGAACTAAAGTAATCAACTCCTTTATTGTTAAATGTTGTATAACTCATTCTGCAAAGGCTTTGATACCTATGCCCTGATGACAATTTTTAGATTATGCTCTTCCTCATTTGAGGAGATTCTTATTAattgatattattatcattatcaatatccattttattttctattttatgactatatataaaaaatatattttcttaaatagAACTTTAAGGGTTACAAAAGTTATAAACTATATCTAATTCTTCATATGATACGTCTTCAATTCCCTTACTTTGCatgtttaaataataattaatatattattataattcacagatttatttattttagtagttcatattttaatgttaaaattattggtttcttttcttattgatttatttattatattagtaTATGAAATTGTGTGacaattttttactataaacTATAATTTACTCATTTAACCTTAACCATAATATTTCGCCTACAACTccgtaatataaatatattctgtagactttatatgaatttattattatggaatactatattaatttttgagatgttatttttccttaatataatacctaagtatttatatatttttaaattactattaatataatatttatttctaactttaatcaatataatataccaTTACAcgtaatttaaatataaacataaaaattaaatttatctCTTAAACCTAATTAACATATTCCGTATTAGTAGAATTATTcctaattaattatattaaatatatctattaaaTGAAACGATTAAgataacataattttaaaaaaatctaTAATGTTATTTCTCAAAAAAGCACTAATCACACAGTCTTTTTAGCACCATAGTTTaaagattaaaaatatcaaaagaaatatatatatctataaataatttctcaaaacatattttcttaaaaaattccttatattttcatttaattagaTATTAAGTAAAAGTTTCAGAATGAACATATTTGAATACatgttgtatatttttatatgccCTTATTTAagcatacataatattttattttccaaatatataaactaaaAAGTTTTCACTATACACTTATTATTGGTGCTACAGTGAAGCGAGAAAGTAGTACctaaaatagataaataaacttaatattgtatatttCTTTCGAAATGACTGCTTACCCttataatttactttttacaatccataataaaatttacacaAATGTAAGCATATTTCCTAAAACAAACTAAaattatactaaaaaaaaaaaaaaataaataatatttagcATGCTCCTattcctttaaaaaaaatatattcattctattatgtaatttttaaatcaGTCAATATTAAATGCTGTTGATTCttgtcataattttttttctttttacctTAAAACGGGAAACAAACTACATTGCCTaacataaatgataaaaacaaaaagaataattctaaatattttattaagcCACGTAAAATATTTCCTAAAGAATAtctttaattctttttatttggtATTTAAAAGTTCCTGgtttatgttaatataatatatttttttatattattatttcaatttttttttaatgcttaATAGTTTAATACATTACAATACacgtatttttaattttttttattaaatttttatttttttcactaAAAATATGAGAATTTAATGTGGAATTAAGTAATTAACAAactttaaaattatgaaggATTTCATTAGttacaaatacatatttcaaaaatgttTCAAAATCCGTTGGGGgcattaagaaaaaaattaacaaaaaaatattcatattgcTTCTATTAGTATTAATTCTTGTATCACAAGAAATAATTAAGATTTCCCAGtacatatttcattttatgtgCTTTCTTTTcacctttttattattttttgtaagctaaattttacttaataaaaaaatatgcatatatatttaataattaattttttttataaaataaaattctcgataaaaaaaa
This genomic window contains:
- the PmUG01_04011800 gene encoding Plasmodium exported protein, unknown function gives rise to the protein MKKNNNNNTFASYCKVFISTLLIWTLQHKNNYEESFGKYAIHNNLLSVRNSRLLKGQTKIYANNPQQEALFLKEESMNSLSDEDIVLKNRINNLINNSSFKSGYDSLMLDNSSQKQFNEIMKKENSKKNDDGIKDLNLNEFYESIESINDLKKNNKKNKKVSHVAKNKNNDDVNGSEALQKMVQQALQQEKPKKGFMKTLYDLDKKFEVEMLRAMKNNTSNTGFHECRFKTGYEKFLVALNRAKIFIPPTVNMIILMGMMTVVTKVGPIFGFFAFTLAAMMIYYIYKFCKMKKVHRDYKLMNISKNSKAKALKQKLHRKKNI